In a genomic window of Myotis daubentonii chromosome X, mMyoDau2.1, whole genome shotgun sequence:
- the TIMM8A gene encoding mitochondrial import inner membrane translocase subunit Tim8 A, protein MDSSSNSSAAGLGSVDPQLQHFIEVETQKQRFQQLVHQMTELCWEKCMDKPGPKLDSRAEACFVNCVERFIDTSQFILNRLEQTQKSKPVFSESLSD, encoded by the exons ATGGATTCCTCTTCGAATTCCTCCGCGGCGGGTTTGGGCTCAgtggacccgcagctgcagcattTCATCGAGGTGGAGACTCAGAAGCAGCGCTTCCAGCAGCTGGTGCACCAGATGACGGAACTTTGTTGG GAGAAGTGCATGGACAAGCCTGGGCCAAAGTTGGACAGTCGGGCTGAGGCCTGTTTTGTGAACTGCGTTGAACGCTTCATTGATACAAGCCAATTCATCTTGAATCGACTGGAACAGACCCAGAAATCCAAGCCAGTCTTCTCAGAAAGCCTTTCTGACTGA
- the BTK gene encoding tyrosine-protein kinase BTK: MAAVILESIFLKRSQQKKKTSPLNFKKRLFLLTVQKLSYYEYDFERGRRGSKKGSIDVEKITCVETVVPEKNPPPERQIPRRGEESGEMEQISIIERFPYPFQVVYDEGPLYVFSPTEELRKRWIHQLKNVIRYNSDLVQKYHPCFWIDGQYLCCSQTAKNAMGCQILENRNGSLKSGSSHRKTKKPLPPTPEEDQILKKPLPPEPTAAPVSTSELKKVVALYDYMPMNANDLQLRKGDEYFILEESNLPWWRARDKNGQEGYIPSNYVTEAEDSIEMYEWYSKHMTRSQAEELLKQEGKEGGFIVRDSSKAGKYTVSVFAKSTGDPQGVIRHYVVCSTPQSQYYLAEKHLFSTIPELINYHQHNSAGLISRLKYPVSQQNKNAPSTAGLGYGSWEIDPKDLTFLKELGTGQFGVVKYGKWRGQYDVAIKMIKEGSMSEDEFIEEAKVMMNLSHEKLVQLYGVCTKQRPIFIITEYMANGCLLNYLREMRHHFQNQQLLEMCKDVCEAMEYLESKQFLHRDLAARNCLVNDQGVVKVSDFGLSRYVLDDEYTSSVGSKFPVRWSPPEVLMYSKFSSKSDIWAFGVLMWEIYSLGKMPYERFTNSETAEHIAQGLRLYRPHLASERVYTIMYSCWHEKADERPTFKVLLSNILDVMDEES, encoded by the exons ATGGCTGCAGTAATACTGGAGAGCATCTTTCTGAAGCGATCccagcagaaaaagaaaacatcaccTTTAAACTTCAAGAAGCGCCTTTTTCTTTTGACCGTGCAGAAACTTTCCTACTATGAGTATGATTTTGAACGTGGG AGAAGAGGCAGTAAGAAGGGTTCAATAGATGTTGAGAAGATCACTTGTGTTGAAACAGTGGTTCCTGAAAAAAATCCTCCCCCTGAAAGACAGATTCCG AGAAGGGGTGAAGAGTCTGGTGAAATGGAACAGATCTCAATCATTGAAAGGTTCCCTTACCCCTTCCAG GTTGTATATGATGAAGGGCCTCTCTATGTCTTCTCCCCAACAGAAGAATTGAGGAAGCGTTGGATACATCAGCTCAAAAATG TAATCCGGTATAACAGTGATCTGGTACAGAAATACCACCCTTGCTTCTGGATTGATGGGCAGTATCTCTGCTGCTCTCAGACAGCCAAAAATGCTATGGGCTGCCAAATTTTGGAAAACAGGAATGGAA GCTTAAAATCTGGGAGTTCTCACCGGAAGACAAAAAAGCCTCTTCCTCCCACACCTGAGGAGGACCAG ATCTTGAAAAAGCCACTGCCCCCTGAGCCAACAGCAGCACCAGTTTCCACAAGTGAATTGAAAAAGGTTGTGGCCCTTTATGACTACATGCCAATGAATGCAAATGACCTACAGCTACGGAAGGGTGATGAATATTTTATCCTGGAAGAAAGCAATTTACCCTGGTGGCGAGCACGAGATAAAAATGG GCAGGAAGGCTACATCCCTAGTAACTATGTCACTGAAGCAGAAGACTCCATAGAAATGTATGA GTGGTATTCCAAACACATGACTCGGAGTCAAGCTGAAGAACTGCTAAAGCAAGAG gggaaggaaggaggtttCATTGTCAGAGACTCCAGCAAAGCTGGAAAATATACTGTGTCTGTATTTGCTAAATCTACAGG GGACCCTCAAGGGGTGATACGCCATTATGTTGTGTGTTCCACACCTCAGAGCCAATATTACCTGGCTGAGAAGCACCTTTTCAGCACCATCCCTGAGCTCATTAACTACCATCAGCATAACTCTGCAG GACTCATATCTAGGCTCAAATATCCAGTGTCTCAACAAAACAAGAATGCACCTTCTACTGCAGGCCTGGGCTACG GATCATGGGAAATTGATCCAAAGGACCTGACCTTCTTGAAGGAGCTGGGGACTGGACAGTTTGGGGTAGTGAAGTATGGGAAATGGAGAGGCCAGTATGATGTGGCCATCAAGATGATCAAAGAAGGCTCCATGTCTGAGGATGAATTCATTGAAGAAGCCAAAGTCATGAT GAATCTTTCCCATGAGAAGCTGGTGCAGTTGTACGGTGTCTGCACCAAACAGCGCCCCATCTTTATCATCACTGAGTACATGGccaatggctgcctcctgaactaCCTGAGGGAGATGCGCCACCACTTCCAGAATCAGCAGCTGCTGGAGATGTGCAAGGATGTCTGCGAAGCCATGGAATACCTGGAGTCAAAGCAATTCCTTCACAGAGACCTG GCTGCTCGAAACTGTTTGGTAAATGATCAAGGAGTTGTTAAAGTATCTGACTTCGGCCTGTCCAG GTATGTTCTGGATGATGAATACACAAGCTCAGTAGGCTCCAAATTTCCAGTCCGGTGGTCTCCACCAGAAGTCCTTATGTACAGCAAGTTCAGCAGCAAATCTGACATTTGGGCTTTTG ggGTTTTGATGTGGGAAATTTACTCTCTGGGGAAGATGCCATATGAGAGATTTACTAACAGTGAAACTGCTGAACATATTGCCCAAGGCCTACGTCTCTACAGGCCTCATCTAGCTTCAGAAAGGGTATATACCATCATGTACAGCTGCTGGCATGAG AAAGCAGATGAACGTCCCACTTTCAAAGTTCTTCTGAGCAACATTCTAGATGTCATGGATGAAGAATCCTGA